One segment of Aquimarina sp. BL5 DNA contains the following:
- a CDS encoding DNA polymerase beta superfamily protein gives MKTIAELKASGTIIFECISGSRAYGLDTATSDTDIRGVFILPKEKFYSLEYTGQINNETNDIVYYELRKFIELLYKNNPNILELLNIPEACVLKKHPIFDQIKIEYFLSKLCKDTFANYAYTQIKKARGLNKKIVNPVDKERKSVIDFCYIRTNKQSLTCKEFLTKSDLEIANCGLVKIPHMKDCYNLFYGEEKEYQGIARENANEVCLSSVPKEEQPIAMLYFNVDGYSSYCKKYKEYWTWVEKRNEARYNNNVAHGKNYDTKNMMHTFRLLHMAEEIAKEGTVHVRRSDRDYLLGIKNGEFEYDDLVNKAEELKVNLDVLYNKSNLIERPNLVKVNELLVKIRDNFYN, from the coding sequence ATGAAAACTATAGCAGAACTTAAAGCATCAGGAACTATCATATTCGAATGTATTAGCGGCAGTCGAGCATATGGTTTGGATACAGCTACCTCGGACACAGATATCAGAGGTGTATTTATCTTACCTAAAGAAAAATTCTATTCACTTGAGTATACAGGACAAATTAATAATGAAACAAATGATATCGTATATTATGAACTACGAAAGTTTATTGAATTGTTATACAAAAACAATCCTAATATATTAGAATTATTAAATATTCCAGAAGCGTGTGTTTTAAAGAAACATCCCATTTTTGATCAAATTAAAATAGAATACTTTCTATCTAAGCTATGTAAAGATACATTTGCGAATTACGCATATACCCAAATCAAAAAAGCCAGAGGACTTAACAAAAAGATTGTAAATCCGGTAGATAAAGAACGAAAATCTGTAATCGATTTCTGCTATATTAGAACCAACAAACAATCTTTAACATGTAAAGAGTTTTTGACTAAAAGTGATTTGGAAATTGCTAACTGCGGATTGGTTAAAATCCCACATATGAAGGATTGTTATAATTTATTTTATGGTGAGGAAAAAGAATACCAGGGAATTGCAAGAGAAAACGCAAATGAAGTTTGCCTAAGTTCAGTTCCCAAAGAAGAACAACCAATTGCCATGCTATATTTTAATGTCGACGGATATTCATCTTACTGCAAAAAATATAAAGAATATTGGACTTGGGTGGAAAAACGAAATGAAGCACGCTATAATAATAATGTAGCTCACGGGAAGAACTATGATACCAAAAATATGATGCATACCTTTCGATTATTACACATGGCGGAGGAAATAGCAAAAGAAGGTACAGTACATGTTCGAAGATCAGATCGAGATTATTTATTAGGTATAAAAAATGGAGAATTTGAATATGATGATCTAGTTAATAAAGCTGAAGAATTAAAAGTAAATTTAGATGTTTTGTATAACAAATCAAATTTAATAGAAAGACCAAATTTGGTTAAAGTAAATGAGCTATTGGTCAAAATCAGAGATAATTTTTATAATTAA
- a CDS encoding RNA polymerase sigma factor, which yields MNTDQAIISGIIRGDERVLKVFYRDNVRYIQGYILRNYGSIEDVEDVFQDALVVLYQKIKSGLFKIHVPIKTYFYGICKNIWRTRLRKKQQLSTDDNLFENKEEIVDSITIEIENKDREHLYRKHFQKLSSDNKNLMLLYFEGKSAKEISQITGYTEGYTRKKKFDVKKQLLTMIEKDPLYDELRITA from the coding sequence ATGAATACAGACCAGGCAATTATATCCGGAATTATTAGAGGGGATGAACGGGTGTTAAAAGTTTTTTATCGGGATAACGTTAGATATATTCAGGGGTACATTCTTCGGAATTATGGAAGCATTGAGGATGTAGAAGATGTTTTTCAGGACGCATTAGTAGTTCTATATCAAAAAATAAAATCAGGGCTTTTTAAAATTCACGTTCCTATAAAGACCTATTTTTATGGAATCTGTAAAAATATTTGGAGAACTCGATTACGTAAAAAACAACAGCTTAGTACGGATGACAATCTCTTCGAAAATAAAGAAGAGATAGTAGATTCTATCACTATCGAAATCGAAAATAAAGATCGTGAACATTTATATCGAAAACATTTTCAAAAACTAAGTAGTGACAACAAGAACTTAATGCTTCTTTATTTCGAAGGAAAATCCGCTAAAGAAATTTCACAAATAACAGGGTATACAGAGGGATATACCCGAAAAAAGAAATTTGATGTCAAAAAACAATTATTAACAATGATCGAAAAAGACCCTTTATATGATGAGCTAAGAATCACCGCATAA
- a CDS encoding single-stranded DNA-binding protein: MNTLKNKVQLIGNLGQEPEIVNLDSGRKLAKFSIATNDYYYNKAGDKITDTQWHNIVAWGKTAEIIEKYVNKGQEVAIEGKLTSRSYDDTEGNKRYITEVVCNEFLMLGK, encoded by the coding sequence ATGAACACACTTAAAAACAAAGTACAGTTAATTGGAAATTTAGGACAAGAACCAGAAATCGTAAACCTAGATTCTGGAAGAAAATTAGCAAAATTCTCTATCGCTACAAACGATTACTACTATAATAAAGCAGGTGATAAAATCACTGATACACAATGGCACAATATTGTCGCTTGGGGGAAAACCGCAGAAATCATTGAAAAATATGTAAACAAAGGCCAGGAAGTAGCTATAGAAGGTAAACTTACATCGCGTAGTTATGATGACACAGAGGGTAATAAAAGGTACATCACAGAAGTCGTTTGTAATGAGTTTTTGATGCTAGGAAAATAG
- a CDS encoding RtcB family protein, with translation MKNKVNITGKTLIDLGFRSGKWFPEAIEHINTHQLVDEAMDAYLEQYKMPPIQELHKAPIDFKINIKAENELEEDNVTSVITSMEQLMKTPTVVDGAVMPDACPAGPKGTIPVGGVVIAKNAIHPGMHSADICCSVMLTDFGKTDPKKVLDAAHASTHFGPGGRPRGQQYKLKDELLAEFKSNFFLKEDKDISMAREHLGTQGDGNHFLFVGTSAKTGNTMMITHHGSRGVGARLYKKGMHIADKFRRDLSPDTLKQNAWIPFDTEEGQTYWSALQTIRKWTKLNHEVIHDATLKALEIEAEDRYWNEHNFVFKEGDLFYHAKGATPLDARFMPDITGPRLIPLNMAEPVLIVEGATTTNNLGFAPHGAGRNMSRTQHKRNKEGQTREEIFAIETKGLDVRFYSKEIDISELPSAYKNAATVRDQMSKFGLGTVIDEVMPYGCIMAGDFQINAPWRVKRRNRK, from the coding sequence ATGAAAAATAAAGTAAACATTACAGGAAAAACATTGATCGATTTAGGATTCAGATCTGGGAAATGGTTTCCAGAAGCTATTGAACATATCAATACACATCAATTGGTTGATGAAGCAATGGATGCATATTTAGAACAATATAAAATGCCTCCTATCCAGGAATTACATAAAGCGCCTATAGATTTTAAAATCAATATCAAAGCGGAGAACGAGCTAGAAGAAGATAATGTTACTTCGGTGATTACTTCTATGGAGCAATTAATGAAAACTCCAACGGTTGTAGATGGTGCGGTGATGCCAGATGCTTGTCCTGCTGGTCCTAAGGGAACCATTCCTGTAGGTGGTGTTGTGATTGCTAAAAACGCTATCCATCCAGGAATGCATAGTGCCGATATCTGTTGTTCTGTAATGTTAACCGATTTTGGAAAAACAGATCCTAAAAAAGTATTGGATGCAGCGCACGCCAGTACACATTTTGGACCTGGAGGAAGACCTAGAGGACAACAATATAAATTAAAGGATGAACTATTAGCTGAATTCAAATCTAATTTCTTTCTTAAAGAAGATAAAGATATCAGTATGGCCAGAGAACATCTGGGAACACAAGGAGATGGTAACCATTTCTTATTTGTAGGTACCTCTGCAAAAACAGGAAATACGATGATGATCACACATCACGGATCTAGAGGCGTTGGTGCCAGATTGTATAAAAAAGGAATGCATATCGCCGATAAATTCAGAAGAGATTTATCTCCAGATACACTAAAGCAAAATGCTTGGATTCCTTTTGATACAGAAGAAGGTCAAACCTATTGGTCTGCCCTGCAAACCATCAGAAAATGGACAAAACTAAATCATGAAGTGATTCACGATGCTACATTAAAAGCATTGGAGATCGAAGCTGAAGATAGATACTGGAATGAGCATAATTTTGTCTTTAAAGAAGGTGATTTGTTTTATCATGCCAAAGGTGCTACACCATTAGATGCTAGGTTTATGCCAGACATTACAGGACCAAGATTAATCCCTTTAAATATGGCAGAACCAGTATTGATCGTAGAAGGTGCAACCACTACTAATAATTTAGGATTTGCACCTCATGGAGCAGGTAGAAACATGAGTAGAACGCAACATAAAAGAAATAAAGAAGGACAAACCAGAGAAGAAATCTTTGCCATCGAAACTAAAGGTTTAGATGTTAGATTCTACTCTAAAGAAATTGATATTTCTGAATTGCCAAGTGCTTATAAAAATGCTGCTACGGTTAGAGATCAAATGTCAAAGTTTGGTTTAGGTACTGTGATTGATGAAGTAATGCCTTATGGATGTATTATGGCTGGTGATTTTCAGATCAATGCACCGTGGAGAGTGAAGAGAAGAAATAGAAAGTGA
- a CDS encoding DUF5989 family protein, producing the protein MPIWGFILERNKFWIAPIIIFLKLIRCIILLIGETDTTLFNTLILKVKF; encoded by the coding sequence ATTCCAATTTGGGGATTTATTTTAGAGAGAAACAAATTTTGGATAGCACCTATTATTATTTTTTTAAAGCTAATAAGATGTATAATTCTTTTGATAGGGGAAACAGATACAACTCTATTCAATACGCTTATCCTCAAGGTAAAATTTTAA
- a CDS encoding tetratricopeptide repeat protein: protein MSGDMKYIPLSYNNLGIISKQLQKYEDGIKYHKKAMQYARNSLKDTLYRAISYNNIGTAFKSQKKYNKAIKYYNKALSFTKFLNNRPKRYARYIDNLGYVKFLANKNNDSAFYLFSKAYRIRDSINDKVGLSTSYLHLTEYYQSKGDNKLSQDFAEKAKQAATTINENAELLQAYDLLAQVSPPEEGRRYAMEYIKLSDSLTKRDNLFRDKFARIRFESENLEKENLQRKKEIIEIQNQNTIYFLGIILLITFIGFLIYFSRQRTRYLAQQNKIVEFQTAYETETRISKRLHDEIGNDIFQVMMQYQNDPHDPQITQKLNTAYTKARDISRENSEFEVDETYLEELTDMLTNYTKNDIKLILRGIDKISWDTLDKNLKITIYRVLQELMTNMQKHSQADLVAVVFKNEKKKLIIKYSDNGVGIQKDEIKSKNGLRNTEKRIQAIKGTIIFDSEIDKGFKAEIKIPC from the coding sequence ATGTCGGGTGATATGAAATATATACCTTTATCTTATAATAACCTTGGAATAATATCCAAACAACTACAAAAGTATGAAGATGGTATAAAATACCACAAAAAGGCTATGCAATATGCAAGAAATTCTCTTAAAGACACACTTTATAGAGCAATTTCATATAATAACATAGGTACCGCATTTAAATCTCAAAAAAAATATAACAAGGCAATTAAATATTATAACAAAGCTTTATCTTTTACAAAATTTTTAAATAATAGACCTAAACGATATGCCCGCTACATTGATAACCTAGGCTATGTAAAGTTTCTGGCTAATAAAAACAATGACAGTGCTTTCTATTTATTTAGCAAAGCATACAGAATAAGAGATAGTATTAATGACAAAGTTGGATTATCAACTAGCTATCTACATTTAACCGAATATTACCAATCAAAAGGAGATAATAAATTATCCCAAGATTTTGCAGAAAAAGCCAAACAAGCCGCTACTACAATCAATGAGAACGCAGAACTCCTACAGGCCTATGATTTATTGGCACAAGTTTCGCCTCCAGAAGAAGGAAGAAGATATGCTATGGAGTATATTAAATTAAGCGATAGTCTGACCAAAAGAGATAATCTATTTAGAGATAAATTTGCCAGAATACGTTTCGAAAGTGAAAACCTAGAAAAAGAAAATCTACAGAGAAAAAAGGAAATCATAGAAATCCAAAATCAAAATACCATCTACTTTCTTGGTATCATATTGCTGATTACATTTATCGGCTTTTTGATTTATTTTTCCAGACAACGAACCCGCTATCTGGCGCAACAAAACAAAATTGTAGAATTCCAGACAGCTTATGAAACAGAAACCAGGATTTCTAAACGATTACACGATGAAATTGGGAATGATATTTTTCAGGTGATGATGCAATATCAAAACGATCCGCACGATCCACAAATCACCCAAAAACTAAATACCGCTTATACCAAAGCCAGAGATATTTCTAGAGAAAATAGTGAGTTCGAGGTAGATGAAACCTATCTAGAGGAATTGACAGATATGCTAACTAATTATACTAAAAATGATATCAAACTTATTCTTAGAGGTATAGATAAAATTAGTTGGGATACCTTAGATAAAAATCTAAAAATTACCATCTACAGAGTATTACAAGAATTGATGACCAATATGCAGAAACATAGCCAAGCAGATCTGGTGGCGGTTGTCTTCAAAAATGAAAAAAAGAAATTGATCATAAAGTATTCTGACAACGGTGTGGGTATCCAGAAAGACGAAATAAAATCCAAAAATGGCCTCCGCAATACGGAAAAGCGTATTCAAGCTATTAAAGGAACTATTATCTTTGACTCAGAAATAGATAAAGGCTTTAAAGCTGAGATTAAAATCCCGTGTTAA
- a CDS encoding DinB family protein, which produces MNDSIIAVLKTIFDRDLTKLKAEVNAYSKEENLWIETKEISNSAGNLCLHLVGNLNTYIGAEYGKTGYVRQRDKEFSLKNVPRSQLIAMVNETMTIVQDALDKVTQEDLQKEYPRVLMDKNPSTLRFFIHLTTHLTYHLGQINYHRRILDV; this is translated from the coding sequence ATGAATGATTCAATTATAGCAGTTTTAAAAACAATCTTTGACAGGGATTTGACAAAATTGAAAGCAGAAGTGAATGCGTATTCCAAAGAAGAAAATCTATGGATCGAAACAAAAGAAATCAGTAATTCTGCTGGAAACCTATGTTTACATCTTGTGGGTAATCTCAATACCTATATAGGTGCAGAATATGGTAAAACTGGATATGTAAGACAAAGAGATAAAGAGTTTTCGTTAAAAAATGTACCAAGATCACAGTTAATAGCTATGGTAAATGAAACGATGACTATTGTACAAGATGCGTTGGATAAGGTAACACAGGAAGACCTACAAAAAGAGTATCCTAGAGTACTGATGGATAAGAACCCAAGTACGTTAAGGTTTTTTATACATCTTACAACACATCTAACCTATCATTTAGGTCAAATCAACTATCATAGAAGAATACTGGACGTTTAG
- a CDS encoding YafY family protein produces MASNKNALIRYKTIDQCLRNKFKQWVLDDLIEACSDALYEYEGKDVYVSKRTVQLDIQMMRSDKLGYNAPIEVYQRKYYRYAEEDYSIMNIPVTDHDIKIMNESIQILRQFKDFSLFKEMNGVIERLEDSVYATQKDNIPIIHLEKNEQLKGLEHIDRLYHAIQNKQVLKIAYKSFKAKDETEINIHPQLLKEFNNRWFLLAIGHKRKMLTTFALDRIESIHNSDEDITYIDQHVDGDVYYKDVIGVTVSENVVPELIKFRIDNRNAPYVVTKPFHNSQEILSQDERGATFSIRVQMNFELERLILGFGDSIEVLQPERLRDRIHTKLKRALGRYE; encoded by the coding sequence ATGGCTTCTAATAAAAATGCATTAATCCGATATAAGACAATTGATCAATGTCTGCGTAATAAGTTTAAGCAGTGGGTTTTAGACGATCTTATTGAAGCATGTTCTGATGCATTATATGAATATGAAGGAAAAGATGTATATGTAAGTAAAAGAACTGTGCAGTTGGACATACAGATGATGCGTAGTGATAAATTAGGGTATAATGCACCCATAGAAGTGTATCAGCGTAAATATTATCGATATGCAGAAGAGGATTACAGCATTATGAATATCCCTGTCACGGATCATGATATTAAGATTATGAATGAATCTATACAGATATTACGCCAGTTTAAAGATTTTTCGCTGTTTAAAGAAATGAATGGAGTCATAGAACGATTAGAAGATTCTGTATATGCAACTCAGAAAGATAACATCCCAATTATTCATTTAGAAAAAAATGAACAACTAAAGGGGTTAGAGCATATCGATAGATTGTATCATGCCATACAAAACAAACAGGTATTGAAGATTGCGTACAAGTCTTTTAAGGCAAAGGACGAAACTGAAATTAATATCCATCCGCAGTTATTGAAAGAGTTTAATAACCGATGGTTTTTATTAGCCATAGGCCATAAACGAAAGATGTTGACCACTTTTGCTTTAGATAGAATCGAAAGTATTCATAATTCTGATGAAGATATTACGTATATCGATCAGCATGTTGATGGTGATGTATATTATAAAGATGTGATTGGTGTTACGGTTTCGGAAAATGTAGTTCCCGAACTGATAAAATTTAGAATAGATAATCGTAATGCTCCGTATGTGGTGACAAAACCATTTCATAACTCCCAAGAAATTTTATCGCAAGATGAGAGAGGGGCAACTTTTAGTATTAGAGTGCAAATGAATTTTGAGTTAGAGCGATTAATTTTAGGCTTTGGAGATAGTATCGAGGTATTACAGCCAGAACGATTGCGTGACAGGATTCATACCAAGTTAAAACGGGCATTAGGAAGGTATGAATAG
- a CDS encoding response regulator translates to MFTKVLVAEDYEIANQGIVKVLNDEVKIYNIHEAQYCDDAYLKFRKAHQDEEPFELLITDLSFKENHKVQTRTSGIELIQDIRKIQPDINVIVYSQESRPDKINMLFQKLNINGYVCKGQHAIKELVHCIQGVYKGTIVLPPEVKDANQDNIINLDDFDIMLLEELALGFTKKEIVQKLKKQKISPNSESTIDKRVSKLFDDFKAKNTTHLVAIVKDLGLL, encoded by the coding sequence ATGTTTACAAAAGTATTGGTAGCAGAAGATTATGAAATCGCTAATCAAGGTATTGTAAAAGTACTGAACGATGAAGTTAAAATTTATAACATTCACGAAGCTCAGTATTGTGATGATGCATATTTAAAATTTAGAAAAGCACATCAGGATGAAGAACCGTTTGAGTTGCTAATTACTGATCTTTCTTTTAAAGAAAATCATAAAGTACAAACCAGAACTTCTGGTATAGAACTCATCCAAGATATTAGAAAAATACAACCTGATATCAACGTAATCGTATATTCTCAAGAAAGCCGACCTGATAAAATTAATATGTTATTCCAAAAACTCAATATAAACGGCTATGTATGCAAAGGTCAGCATGCCATAAAAGAACTAGTGCACTGTATTCAAGGCGTATATAAAGGAACTATTGTACTCCCCCCAGAAGTAAAAGATGCTAATCAAGATAACATTATCAATCTAGATGATTTTGACATCATGCTTTTAGAAGAATTGGCCCTTGGGTTTACCAAAAAAGAGATTGTACAAAAATTAAAAAAACAAAAAATCTCTCCTAATAGTGAAAGTACCATCGACAAAAGAGTGAGTAAGCTCTTTGATGATTTCAAAGCCAAAAACACAACCCATCTGGTAGCAATCGTAAAGGATTTGGGGTTATTATAG
- a CDS encoding glutamate synthase-related protein: MKKPVSIAKISDLENKQPTHALVNGLDLVIVKFDEEISVLYGRCLHRGALMADGHVDGHNLICGVHGWDYRVDTGISEYNNKEVLHKFSTKIDGDNLYVDEKEIDAYLANQPQPFNRDEYLGAYADTHPEDTEPYTGYIKELAKNGLKNLGHHGFSASMGVDRNTLPKWNDIQFLPAQLASRPLLDDEEVATKVVIGPKSKKPLHIDIPLFVSDMSFGALSREAKIALSRGAEMAGTGICSGEGGMLPQEQESNTKYFYELASAQFGFSWDKLDKVQAFHFKGGQGAKTGTGGHLPGSKVSKEIAEVRGLNPGETAISPATFPDFHGVKDFKAFAEQVRERTGGIPIGFKIAASHIEKDIQFALDVGVDYIILDGRGGGTGSAPTILRDNINVPTIPALARARKYLDQVGATDVTLIITGGLRIAEDFAKAMMLGADAIAVSNSALQAIGCLGMRACGSNNCPVGIATQKESLRSRLIIESSAKQLHNYFDATNNLIKVIARACGYDDISKFNHDDLSTFDRDMHKLTNINYAGVL; this comes from the coding sequence ATGAAAAAACCTGTATCAATTGCCAAAATCAGTGATTTAGAAAACAAACAACCTACGCATGCCTTAGTAAATGGATTAGACCTAGTTATTGTCAAGTTTGATGAAGAAATATCTGTACTATATGGTCGATGTCTTCATAGAGGTGCCTTGATGGCGGATGGACATGTTGATGGGCATAATCTTATTTGTGGAGTACACGGTTGGGATTATAGAGTAGATACTGGTATTTCTGAGTATAACAATAAAGAGGTTTTACATAAGTTCAGTACTAAGATTGATGGAGATAACTTATATGTAGATGAAAAAGAAATCGATGCGTATTTGGCAAATCAACCACAACCTTTTAACAGAGATGAATATCTAGGAGCTTATGCAGATACACATCCAGAAGACACAGAACCTTATACTGGATACATTAAAGAGCTTGCTAAAAACGGATTAAAAAATTTAGGGCATCACGGTTTTTCGGCTTCTATGGGTGTAGATAGAAATACATTGCCTAAATGGAATGATATTCAATTTTTACCTGCGCAATTGGCAAGTAGGCCTTTATTAGATGATGAAGAAGTAGCTACCAAAGTAGTAATTGGTCCTAAATCAAAAAAACCTTTGCATATAGATATTCCTTTATTTGTAAGTGATATGAGTTTTGGAGCACTCTCTAGAGAAGCTAAAATTGCTTTATCCAGAGGTGCAGAAATGGCTGGAACCGGAATTTGTTCTGGAGAAGGAGGCATGCTACCACAAGAACAAGAAAGCAATACTAAATATTTTTATGAACTAGCGTCCGCACAGTTTGGATTTTCATGGGATAAATTAGATAAAGTACAAGCTTTTCACTTTAAAGGTGGGCAAGGAGCAAAAACGGGTACAGGTGGTCACTTACCAGGGAGTAAAGTAAGTAAAGAAATTGCAGAAGTTAGAGGTTTAAATCCAGGAGAAACTGCTATTTCACCTGCAACCTTTCCAGATTTTCATGGTGTGAAAGATTTCAAAGCTTTTGCCGAACAAGTACGGGAACGAACCGGAGGAATTCCAATTGGTTTTAAAATTGCCGCCAGTCATATCGAGAAAGATATCCAGTTTGCTTTAGATGTTGGTGTGGATTATATCATCTTAGACGGACGCGGTGGTGGAACCGGATCCGCTCCTACAATTCTAAGGGATAATATTAATGTACCAACAATTCCTGCCTTAGCCAGAGCTAGAAAATATCTTGATCAAGTGGGCGCTACAGATGTTACCTTAATTATCACTGGAGGATTAAGAATCGCAGAGGATTTTGCAAAAGCAATGATGCTTGGTGCTGATGCTATTGCTGTATCTAATTCAGCTTTACAAGCTATCGGTTGTTTAGGAATGCGCGCATGTGGAAGTAACAATTGTCCAGTAGGCATTGCTACGCAAAAAGAATCGTTAAGAAGTAGATTGATTATTGAATCTTCGGCAAAGCAATTACACAATTATTTTGACGCAACCAACAACTTAATTAAAGTTATTGCAAGAGCCTGTGGATACGATGATATTTCGAAATTCAATCACGATGATTTATCAACTTTTGATCGGGATATGCATAAACTAACCAATATCAATTATGCTGGTGTACTTTAA